From Streptomyces sp. GSL17-111, one genomic window encodes:
- a CDS encoding bacterial proteasome activator family protein: protein MTQPTNEQPQDRSHVLVVGPDGMALSTPGGGEGDEESREVPITEMVEQPAKVMRIGSMIKQLLEEVKAAPLDEASRARLKEIHHSSVKELEDGLAPELIEELERISLPFTDDVVPSDAELRIAQAQLVGWLEGLFHGIQTALFAQQMAARAQLEQMRRALPPGAVPEDAAERGPGRSGGPYL, encoded by the coding sequence ATGACACAGCCGACGAACGAACAGCCGCAAGACCGTTCACACGTCCTGGTGGTCGGCCCGGACGGCATGGCGCTCAGCACCCCCGGCGGCGGCGAGGGCGACGAGGAGTCGCGCGAGGTACCCATCACGGAGATGGTCGAGCAGCCCGCGAAGGTCATGCGCATCGGCAGCATGATCAAGCAGCTTCTCGAAGAGGTGAAGGCCGCCCCGCTCGACGAGGCGAGCCGCGCCCGGCTGAAGGAGATCCACCACAGCTCCGTCAAGGAGCTGGAGGACGGGCTCGCGCCGGAGCTCATCGAGGAGCTCGAGCGCATCTCGCTCCCCTTCACCGACGACGTGGTGCCGAGCGACGCCGAGCTGCGCATCGCGCAGGCCCAGCTCGTCGGATGGCTCGAAGGGCTCTTCCACGGCATCCAGACGGCCCTGTTCGCCCAGCAGATGGCCGCCCGCGCGCAGCTGGAGCAGATGCGGCGCGCCCTGCCGCCCGGCGCCGTGCCCGAGGACGCCGCCGAGCGCGGCCCCGGACGCTCCGGCGGCCCCTACCTCTGA
- a CDS encoding dihydrolipoamide acetyltransferase family protein: MTANAQRFREFKMPDVGEGLTEAEILSWHVKPGDAVTDGQVVCEVETAKAAVELPIPFTGTVSELHFGEGTTVDVGTSIITVDTDPSAGPAQAAPAAPAAEPAAPAAPAAPAEPAEEAPEEGKRQPVLVGYGVSASSTKRRPRKQAAAVPEQGAADALQAELNGTVPGAPAPDAPTAPAATRPLAKPPVRKLAKDLGVDLARVTPTGPEGTITRDDVHAAAAPPAQAEAPAAAPAQAAAEPAAAPAVEPQSMAAIRERRVPVKGVRKATAAAMVSSAFTAPHVTEFVTVDVTRTMRLVEELKQDPDMAGLRVNPLLIVAKALLTAIRRHPDVNATWDEANQEIVYKDYVNLGIAAATPRGLIVPNIKDAQAKTLPELSRALGELIATAREGKTSPGDMQGGTVTITNVGVFGVDTGTPILNRGESAILAFGAVKLQPWVHKGKVKPRHVTTLALSFDHRLVDGELGSRVLADVAAVLERPKRLITWG; this comes from the coding sequence ATGACTGCGAACGCGCAGCGCTTCCGCGAGTTCAAGATGCCCGACGTGGGCGAGGGCCTGACCGAGGCGGAGATCCTGTCCTGGCACGTCAAGCCCGGTGACGCGGTGACCGACGGCCAGGTCGTGTGCGAGGTCGAGACGGCCAAGGCCGCCGTCGAGCTGCCCATCCCCTTCACCGGGACGGTCAGCGAGCTGCACTTCGGCGAGGGCACGACGGTGGACGTCGGGACGTCGATCATCACCGTCGACACCGACCCGTCGGCGGGCCCGGCCCAGGCCGCCCCGGCCGCACCCGCAGCCGAGCCCGCCGCACCGGCCGCTCCGGCAGCACCGGCCGAGCCCGCCGAGGAGGCGCCGGAGGAGGGCAAGCGGCAGCCGGTGCTCGTCGGCTACGGGGTGTCCGCCTCGTCCACCAAGCGGCGGCCCCGCAAGCAGGCGGCGGCCGTGCCGGAGCAGGGCGCGGCCGACGCGCTCCAGGCCGAGCTGAACGGCACCGTCCCCGGGGCGCCCGCCCCGGACGCGCCGACGGCCCCGGCCGCCACCCGTCCGCTGGCCAAGCCGCCGGTGCGCAAGCTGGCCAAGGACCTGGGCGTGGATCTGGCCCGCGTCACCCCCACCGGGCCCGAGGGCACCATCACCCGGGACGACGTGCACGCGGCGGCGGCACCGCCGGCGCAGGCCGAGGCCCCGGCGGCGGCGCCCGCACAGGCCGCGGCCGAGCCCGCTGCGGCCCCCGCCGTGGAGCCGCAGTCCATGGCCGCCATCCGGGAGCGCCGGGTGCCGGTCAAGGGCGTCCGCAAGGCGACGGCGGCGGCGATGGTCTCCAGCGCGTTCACCGCGCCGCACGTGACGGAGTTCGTCACGGTCGACGTCACCCGCACGATGCGGCTCGTCGAGGAGCTCAAGCAGGACCCGGACATGGCGGGGCTGCGGGTCAACCCGCTGCTGATCGTCGCCAAGGCCCTGCTGACGGCGATCCGCCGCCACCCGGACGTCAACGCGACGTGGGACGAGGCGAACCAGGAGATCGTCTACAAGGACTACGTCAACCTGGGCATCGCCGCCGCCACCCCGCGCGGCCTGATCGTGCCGAACATCAAGGACGCGCAGGCCAAGACCCTGCCGGAGCTGTCGCGGGCGCTCGGTGAGCTGATCGCCACGGCACGCGAGGGCAAGACGTCCCCCGGCGACATGCAGGGCGGCACGGTGACGATCACCAACGTCGGCGTGTTCGGCGTCGACACCGGCACCCCGATCCTGAACCGCGGGGAGTCCGCGATCCTCGCCTTCGGCGCGGTCAAGCTCCAGCCGTGGGTCCACAAGGGGAAGGTCAAGCCCCGGCACGTCACCACGCTGGCCCTGTCCTTCGACCACCGGCTGGTCGACGGCGAGCTGGGCTCCCGCGTGCTGGCGGACGTGGCGGCCGTCCTGGAGCGCCCCAAGCGCCTCATCACCTGGGGCTGA
- a CDS encoding alpha-ketoacid dehydrogenase subunit beta yields MAAKSSGQLPVAKAINESLRASLEADPKVLVMGEDVGKLGGVFRVTDGLQKDFGEDRVIDTPLAESGIVGTAIGLALRGYRPVVEIQFDGFVFPAYDQIVTQLAKMHARALGKVKMPVVIRIPYGGGIGAVEHHSESPEALFAHVAGLKCVSPSNANDAYWMMRQAIESDDPVIFFEPKRRYWDKGVVDTSAIPAPLHEAHVARTGTDLTLVAYGPMVKTCLEAAAAAEEEGRSLEVVDLRSMSPIDFDTVQRSVEKTGRLVVVHEAPVFYGSGAEIAARITERCFYHLESPVLRVGGFHAPYPPARLEEEYLPGLDRVLDAVDRSLAY; encoded by the coding sequence ATGGCTGCCAAGAGTTCGGGCCAGCTGCCCGTCGCGAAGGCGATCAACGAGTCGCTGCGGGCCTCCCTGGAGGCCGACCCCAAGGTCCTGGTCATGGGCGAGGACGTCGGCAAGCTCGGTGGCGTCTTCCGCGTCACGGACGGGCTCCAGAAGGACTTCGGCGAGGACCGCGTCATCGACACCCCGCTCGCCGAGTCGGGCATCGTCGGCACCGCGATCGGCCTGGCCCTGCGCGGCTACCGGCCGGTGGTCGAGATCCAGTTCGACGGGTTCGTCTTCCCCGCGTACGACCAGATCGTCACCCAGCTCGCCAAGATGCACGCCCGTGCGCTCGGCAAGGTGAAGATGCCGGTCGTCATCCGCATCCCCTACGGCGGCGGCATCGGCGCGGTGGAGCACCACAGCGAGTCGCCGGAGGCGCTGTTCGCGCACGTCGCGGGCCTCAAGTGCGTCTCGCCGTCGAACGCGAACGACGCGTACTGGATGATGCGCCAGGCGATCGAGTCCGACGACCCGGTGATCTTCTTCGAGCCCAAGCGGCGCTACTGGGACAAGGGGGTCGTCGACACCTCCGCCATCCCCGCCCCGCTGCACGAGGCGCACGTCGCCCGCACGGGCACGGACCTCACCCTGGTGGCCTACGGCCCGATGGTGAAGACCTGCCTGGAGGCCGCGGCGGCGGCCGAGGAGGAGGGCCGCTCGCTGGAGGTCGTCGACCTGCGCTCCATGTCGCCGATCGACTTCGACACCGTCCAGCGGTCGGTGGAGAAGACCGGTCGGCTGGTGGTGGTGCACGAGGCGCCGGTGTTCTACGGCTCCGGTGCGGAGATCGCCGCCCGGATCACCGAGCGGTGCTTCTACCACCTGGAGTCGCCGGTCCTGCGGGTGGGCGGTTTCCACGCGCCGTACCCGCCGGCCCGCCTGGAGGAGGAGTACCTGCCGGGCCTGGACCGGGTGCTCGACGCCGTCGACCGCTCCCTGGCGTACTGA
- the pdhA gene encoding pyruvate dehydrogenase (acetyl-transferring) E1 component subunit alpha, whose translation MTVESTAARGTSRSSSGKRTAAAKTAAKKAPAKKSASRAKRGSAPAQPELVQLLTPEGERVEHPDYAIDLKPEELRGLYRDMVLTRRFDSEATSLQRQGELGLWASLLGQEAAQIGSGRALRDDDYVFPTYREHGVAWCKGVDPANLLGMFRGVNNGGWDPNSNNFHLYTIVIGSQALHATGYAMGVTKDGADSAVVAYFGDGASSQGDVAEAFTFAAVYNAPVVFFCQNNQWAISEPTEKQSRVPIYQRAAGFGFPGVRVDGNDVLAVLAVTRAALEHARSGQGPMLVEAFTYRMGAHTTSDDPTRYRADDERVAWEAKDPILRLRTYLEKEGLADEAFFAGLEKESEELGVSVREKIRTMPDPDTMAIFENVYADGHALIDEERAQFAEYLASFADADETAGKGH comes from the coding sequence GTGACCGTGGAAAGCACTGCCGCGCGCGGAACGTCGCGCAGCAGCAGCGGAAAGCGCACGGCGGCGGCCAAGACGGCCGCCAAGAAGGCGCCCGCGAAGAAGTCGGCGAGCCGCGCCAAGCGCGGCTCGGCACCCGCACAGCCGGAGCTGGTGCAGCTGCTCACCCCCGAGGGCGAGCGCGTCGAGCACCCCGACTACGCCATCGACCTCAAGCCCGAGGAGCTGCGCGGTCTGTACCGCGACATGGTGCTCACCCGGCGCTTCGACTCCGAGGCGACGTCGCTGCAGCGGCAGGGCGAGCTGGGCCTGTGGGCCTCGCTGCTGGGCCAGGAGGCCGCGCAGATCGGCTCCGGCCGGGCGCTGCGCGACGACGACTACGTCTTCCCCACCTACCGTGAGCACGGTGTGGCGTGGTGCAAGGGCGTGGACCCGGCGAACCTGCTCGGCATGTTCCGCGGTGTGAACAACGGCGGCTGGGACCCGAACAGCAACAACTTCCACCTCTACACCATCGTCATCGGCTCGCAGGCGCTGCACGCCACGGGCTACGCGATGGGCGTGACGAAGGACGGCGCGGACTCGGCCGTCGTCGCCTACTTCGGCGACGGTGCCTCCAGCCAGGGCGACGTCGCGGAGGCGTTCACCTTCGCCGCCGTGTACAACGCGCCGGTGGTGTTCTTCTGCCAGAACAACCAGTGGGCCATCTCCGAGCCCACCGAGAAGCAGTCCCGCGTCCCGATCTACCAGCGCGCCGCCGGCTTCGGCTTCCCCGGCGTTCGGGTGGACGGCAACGACGTGCTGGCCGTACTGGCCGTGACGCGGGCCGCCCTGGAGCACGCCCGCTCCGGGCAGGGCCCGATGCTGGTGGAGGCGTTCACCTACCGCATGGGCGCGCACACCACCTCCGACGACCCGACCCGCTACCGCGCCGACGACGAGCGCGTGGCGTGGGAGGCCAAGGACCCGATCCTGCGGCTGCGCACCTACCTGGAGAAGGAGGGCCTGGCCGACGAGGCGTTCTTCGCCGGGCTGGAGAAGGAGAGCGAGGAGCTGGGCGTCAGCGTGCGCGAGAAGATCCGCACGATGCCCGACCCCGACACGATGGCGATCTTCGAGAACGTCTACGCGGACGGCCACGCGCTCATCGACGAGGAGCGCGCCCAGTTCGCCGAGTACCTCGCGTCCTTCGCCGACGCGGACGAGACCGCCGGAAAGGGCCACTGA
- a CDS encoding response regulator transcription factor has protein sequence MPESGQVRVFLLDDHEIVRRGLRELLDAEPDLVVVGEAATAAEALARVPASRPDVAVLDVRLPDGNGVEVCREIRSRTDGVACLMLTSYADDEALFNAIMAGAAGYVLKAIRGTDLVAAVRDVAAGRSLLDPVATARVLDRLRGAPSGPGGDPRLAALTEQERRILDLIGEGLTNRAIGDRLHLAEKTVKNYVSALLGKLGMARRAQAAAYVARLRAEADRPHPA, from the coding sequence GTGCCCGAAAGTGGACAGGTCAGGGTGTTTCTCCTCGACGACCACGAGATCGTCCGACGTGGGCTGCGCGAGCTGCTGGACGCTGAGCCCGACCTCGTGGTCGTCGGCGAGGCGGCCACCGCCGCCGAGGCGCTCGCGCGCGTCCCCGCCAGCCGACCGGACGTCGCCGTGCTGGACGTCCGGCTGCCCGACGGCAACGGCGTCGAGGTCTGCCGCGAGATCCGCTCCCGTACGGACGGGGTCGCCTGCCTCATGCTGACCTCGTACGCCGACGACGAGGCCCTCTTCAACGCGATCATGGCCGGCGCGGCCGGATACGTCCTCAAGGCCATTCGGGGGACGGACCTGGTCGCCGCCGTCCGGGACGTCGCCGCCGGACGCTCCCTCCTGGACCCCGTCGCCACCGCCCGGGTGCTCGACCGGCTGCGCGGCGCCCCGTCCGGGCCGGGCGGCGATCCGCGCCTGGCGGCACTGACCGAACAGGAGCGGCGCATCCTCGACCTCATCGGCGAGGGCCTCACCAACCGGGCCATCGGCGACCGGCTGCACCTCGCGGAGAAGACCGTCAAGAACTACGTGTCGGCCCTGCTCGGCAAGCTGGGCATGGCACGGCGGGCGCAGGCCGCCGCGTACGTGGCCCGCCTGCGCGCCGAGGCCGACCGTCCCCACCCGGCCTGA
- a CDS encoding protein kinase domain-containing protein, with the protein MGQTQSPGGPEGPDEATGGASDPPSGTSGSAGSTGSSGSSGTEMWGRNGLVGDGRYRLLRRIGRGGMAEVFAAEDVRLGRTVAVKLLHSDLAEDPVSKARFTREAQSVAGLNHHAVVAVYDSGEDTIDGNTVPYIVMELVEGRTIRDLLLTAEAPPPDQAMIIVSGVLEALAYSHQHGIVHRDIKPANVIITDTGAVKVMDFGIARALHGASQTMTQTGMVMGTPQYLSPEQALGKTVDARSDLYATGCLLYELLTRRPPFTGETPLSVVYQHVQDEPVRPSEAADGVPPELDGLVMRSLAKDPDDRFQSAEEMRGLIQYALRQFQDQGGHTGGLWNTGPVTTTGATPAMGMAAAGAAGGYGYGNDALGQTRGQPAPPMLLGRPDRDDGGFEGAPREGGRGGGLKYALISFFAVLAVAAGVLFAFQNAGSEDPAAPGPGETSQSPTDEESTPEEEPEETPEDDPTQDDSGNGGVDTPPTDTWEPPTDEPSEPSEEPTDGTSEGTGSGSPDGGADGGGGDGGADGGADGGADGGADGGADGGADGGADGGADGGADGGADGGADGGADGGADGGTADGGGGAAADGGGSGEAGAGGL; encoded by the coding sequence ATGGGACAGACGCAATCCCCGGGAGGCCCCGAAGGCCCCGACGAGGCCACGGGCGGAGCGTCCGACCCTCCTTCCGGGACGTCCGGTTCCGCCGGGTCCACCGGCTCCTCGGGCTCCTCCGGTACCGAGATGTGGGGGAGGAACGGCCTGGTCGGTGACGGTCGCTACCGGCTGCTGCGCCGCATCGGACGCGGCGGCATGGCGGAGGTCTTCGCCGCCGAGGACGTCCGCCTCGGCCGCACGGTCGCCGTCAAGCTGCTGCACAGCGACCTCGCCGAGGACCCGGTCTCCAAGGCCCGCTTCACCCGCGAGGCGCAGTCCGTCGCGGGGCTCAACCACCACGCCGTCGTCGCCGTGTACGACTCCGGCGAGGACACGATCGACGGCAACACCGTGCCGTACATCGTCATGGAGCTGGTCGAGGGCCGCACGATCCGCGACCTCCTCCTCACCGCCGAGGCGCCCCCACCGGACCAGGCGATGATCATCGTCTCCGGCGTCCTGGAGGCGTTGGCCTACAGCCACCAGCACGGCATCGTGCACCGCGACATCAAGCCGGCCAACGTCATCATCACCGACACCGGCGCGGTGAAGGTGATGGACTTCGGCATCGCCCGCGCGCTGCACGGCGCGTCCCAGACGATGACGCAGACCGGCATGGTCATGGGCACGCCGCAGTACCTGTCACCCGAACAGGCGCTCGGCAAGACCGTCGACGCCCGGTCCGACCTGTACGCCACCGGCTGCCTGCTCTACGAGCTGCTCACCCGGCGCCCGCCCTTCACCGGCGAGACGCCCCTCTCGGTCGTCTACCAGCACGTGCAGGACGAGCCCGTGCGGCCGTCCGAGGCGGCCGACGGGGTCCCGCCGGAGCTGGACGGCCTCGTCATGCGCTCCCTCGCGAAGGACCCGGACGACCGGTTCCAGTCGGCGGAGGAGATGCGCGGGCTCATCCAGTACGCCCTGCGGCAGTTCCAGGACCAGGGCGGCCACACGGGCGGCCTGTGGAACACCGGCCCGGTGACGACGACCGGCGCCACCCCGGCGATGGGCATGGCCGCCGCGGGGGCCGCCGGCGGTTACGGCTACGGCAACGACGCGCTGGGCCAGACGCGCGGCCAGCCGGCCCCGCCGATGCTGCTGGGCCGCCCGGACCGTGACGACGGCGGCTTCGAGGGCGCTCCCCGCGAGGGCGGCCGGGGCGGTGGCCTGAAGTACGCGCTGATCTCCTTCTTCGCGGTGCTGGCGGTGGCCGCCGGGGTGCTCTTCGCCTTCCAGAACGCCGGGAGTGAGGACCCGGCGGCCCCGGGCCCGGGTGAGACGTCCCAGTCCCCGACCGACGAGGAGTCGACGCCCGAGGAGGAGCCGGAGGAGACGCCGGAGGACGACCCGACGCAGGACGACAGCGGCAACGGCGGCGTCGACACCCCGCCCACGGACACGTGGGAGCCGCCGACGGACGAACCGTCGGAGCCCTCCGAGGAGCCGACGGACGGCACCAGCGAGGGCACCGGCAGCGGCTCCCCGGACGGTGGCGCCGACGGCGGCGGTGGGGACGGCGGTGCCGATGGTGGCGCTGACGGCGGGGCCGACGGCGGGGCCGACGGCGGCGCGGACGGGGGCGCGGACGGGGGTGCGGACGGCGGGGCCGACGGCGGCGCGGACGGCGGCGCCGACGGCGGCGCCGATGGCGGTGCCGACGGCGGAGCTGACGGCGGTACTGCGGACGGCGGAGGCGGTGCCGCAGCGGACGGCGGCGGCTCCGGCGAGGCGGGCGCCGGCGGCCTGTAG